The genomic region GCCACCAAAATCCCACGCGCGATGCCGCCCGCCATATAGCCCACAACCAATTCTAGCGGGCTAAGAGGTGGCATCAATGTATCAACGATATTGCCCTGCACCTTTGAAATGACGAGGGAGGAGGACGTGTTGGCAAAGGCGTTCTGGATGACTGTCATCATCAATATCCCCGGCGCAATGAAATGCACAAACGGCACCCCCATCACATCCCCGCGCTTTGCACCAATGGCGAGTGAGAAAATCGCAATGAATAAGGCGGCCGTGACCAATGGCGCGAGAATTGTTTGGCTCCAGACCGTGGCAAAGCGCATCACCTCGCGCCAGATCAAGGTATAAAGACCCAACCAATTCATCCGACCAAATCGGCGCGCGCCCATCTCTGCTGACATTGCCTGCTCTCCGCCCTTTATCAATGCCCAACAGGTAGAGCAGCCCCTGTCGCATCTCAACCCCCCATGCTTTGACAAGGTCAGCCCCCACCTTGACCTTTCGCCACCGCTTCGCCTCTTGTCTTGGCGAGTGGGACAGTTAGAATAGGGCTTCACTTTCGGGTGTAAAACGCCCATATCCCTATCTTTATGACTGGCGCGATTGCGCTGTGTAAGGATGGGCCGCAAGGGCCACAAAGCCATATCTGATGCAGGAGGGACGTGATGTCCTGGACCGATGAGCGCGTAGAGCTACTCAAGAAAATGTGGGCCGAAGGGCAATCCGCAAGCCAAATCGCTAAAGAGTTGGGCGGGGTGACGCGCAATGCCGTCATCGGCAAAGTGCATCGCTTGGGTTTGTCGAACCGCTCGACCACCACCCCTGCAAGCACGGCCAAAGCCCCCAAAGAGACAAAGGCCCCCGCCGAGCCAAATGCCGCAACAGCGCGCGCCAATGCAAAGCGCGACACAGCCGCAGAGACGAAACCAAGCCCCAAGCCGCGCCCCGCAGCAGAAGCCAAGCCCGCGACAGAAGCCCCTGCCGCAGCCCCTGTGCCACGCGCGAATAATGTCACGCCTTTGCGCAAGCCGATTGTCCCCGCAGGTCAACCATTGCCGCCGCAGCCTTCGGCAAATGAAATCAGCCCCGAGGCTTTGGCGAAGGTGAAAGAAGTGGAAAACCACGCCAAGCGGATCAGCCTGATGGAATTGACCGAGCGCACCTGCAAATGGCCCATTGGCGACCCCGCCACAGAGAATTTTTATTTCTGCGGCCTGCCTGTGCAACAGGGGAAACCCTATTGCGAGGCCCATGTTGGCGTTGCCTTCCAACCCATGAGCACCAGACGCGACCGCCGCCGTTAAAGCGCGGCTTCGATCTCATCCACGATTTGGGCTATCTCTGCAGGGCCTAAGCTGTCTTTTGTGATGCGCATCATCTGCGACGCCTCTGCCTCTGTGCTGCGCAAGCGCGCATAGGCAGGGTCATAATGATGCTTGATCAACTCAAGCGCCAAATCGGGCCACGCCCCTTGGCGGATCATATCTTGCCACTGATCAAGGCGTTCGTTGCTTTGCAGCCCGCGCAAATGCTCAAGTCGCGCGGCAAATTCCGCCTGATCTGCGGTTAAATCTGCATAGGCTTTGGCCAGATAGGTGGCGCGGGCAGCAGGGCTGATATCGAGCATGATACGCGGGCTGTCGCGCATCGCGACCCACAGCATGGGCGGTATGCGCAACGTGCCAATACGCGCGGATTCTGCCTCAACCAAAACAGGTCGTGACGGGTCAAAGCGACTCAGTTTTGCGGCAATCGCAGATTCATAGGCTTTTTGGCTCGGCTGCGCCCCTGCCATTTGACCCAAGCTCGAACCGCGATGGCGCGCCATGCCTTCAAGATCCAGAACCTGCACCCCGCGCGCCTCAAGGCGGTTCAAAATTTCCGTCTTGGCGCTGCCCGTATTGCCATCA from Rhodobacterales bacterium HKCCA1288 harbors:
- the mnmH gene encoding tRNA 2-selenouridine(34) synthase MnmH → MIALDGLNFTALSEFDAILDVRSPSEFAEDHMPNAISCPVLSDEERARVGTVYKQDSPFAARKIGAALVARNAAHHIETQLSHHDGAWRPLVYCWRGGQRSNSFATILRQIGWRAEVVEGGYRAYRRLVVARLYEQPLGLRIIRLDGNTGSAKTEILNRLEARGVQVLDLEGMARHRGSSLGQMAGAQPSQKAYESAIAAKLSRFDPSRPVLVEAESARIGTLRIPPMLWVAMRDSPRIMLDISPAARATYLAKAYADLTADQAEFAARLEHLRGLQSNERLDQWQDMIRQGAWPDLALELIKHHYDPAYARLRSTEAEASQMMRITKDSLGPAEIAQIVDEIEAAL
- a CDS encoding GcrA cell cycle regulator, giving the protein MSWTDERVELLKKMWAEGQSASQIAKELGGVTRNAVIGKVHRLGLSNRSTTTPASTAKAPKETKAPAEPNAATARANAKRDTAAETKPSPKPRPAAEAKPATEAPAAAPVPRANNVTPLRKPIVPAGQPLPPQPSANEISPEALAKVKEVENHAKRISLMELTERTCKWPIGDPATENFYFCGLPVQQGKPYCEAHVGVAFQPMSTRRDRRR